One stretch of Chryseobacterium fluminis DNA includes these proteins:
- a CDS encoding pYEATS domain-containing protein, with product MKELPLKHKNQDLKTIWDFLLISIIAGLAICFLVGLQKIETNLTTYFELSGIFILIGGASFGIGGLSGFLFGVPKILNPEGNHADKRKIISQNDNLVQISDWLTKIIVGVGLTQLNNIPGYLSRLGIYFSGILKDNTVGSPVIISIILYFLILGFLSVYLWTRIHFIGMVKKVEDNLEEKLEEQEQKVKAIAEAVNDTQQKMTDIGGGKRITENLEALRANINKMAGSDSDDPQKGKWGGLSETNERKVTAKVESSDISTLYKVTLEVISTHPNYPLTGFVKFHLHPSFNNSEPLIAVTDGKATLVLNTVYGAFTAGIEADEGATQLEIDLAELPGIPEEFKDR from the coding sequence ATGAAAGAATTACCTTTAAAACACAAAAACCAGGATCTGAAAACGATCTGGGACTTTCTCCTGATCTCCATTATTGCAGGTCTTGCGATCTGTTTCCTGGTAGGATTGCAAAAAATCGAAACCAATCTCACCACCTATTTCGAGCTGTCCGGAATTTTCATCCTTATCGGTGGCGCCAGCTTTGGAATCGGTGGTTTATCAGGCTTTTTATTCGGCGTTCCTAAGATCCTGAATCCTGAAGGCAATCATGCTGACAAAAGAAAGATCATCAGCCAGAATGACAACCTGGTCCAGATCAGTGACTGGCTCACCAAAATAATCGTAGGTGTGGGACTGACACAGCTGAATAATATTCCGGGGTACCTGAGCAGGCTGGGAATTTACTTTTCGGGAATCCTGAAAGATAATACCGTAGGCTCCCCTGTCATCATATCCATTATTCTGTATTTTTTAATTCTTGGATTCCTATCGGTGTACTTATGGACCCGGATTCATTTTATCGGGATGGTAAAAAAGGTGGAAGATAACCTGGAAGAGAAATTGGAAGAACAGGAACAGAAAGTAAAAGCCATCGCCGAAGCCGTCAATGATACTCAGCAGAAAATGACTGACATCGGAGGCGGTAAAAGAATTACCGAAAACCTGGAAGCTTTAAGAGCCAATATCAATAAAATGGCCGGAAGTGATTCTGATGATCCTCAGAAAGGAAAATGGGGCGGACTGTCAGAAACGAATGAAAGAAAAGTGACTGCAAAAGTGGAATCCTCCGATATCTCCACCTTATATAAAGTGACCCTTGAGGTCATCAGCACCCATCCGAATTATCCCTTAACAGGATTTGTGAAATTTCACCTGCATCCGTCATTCAATAATTCAGAGCCGTTGATTGCCGTCACCGACGGAAAAGCCACTCTGGTATTAAATACGGTATATGGTGCTTTCACCGCCGGTATAGAAGCAGATGAAGGAGCAACACAACTGGAAATTGATCTAGCCGAACTTCCTGGGATTCCTGAGGAATTTAAAGACCGATAA
- a CDS encoding toxin-antitoxin system YwqK family antitoxin produces MKFRYYSIALLLTGISVTAQYRGNSDYDSEVLNYTVLSKDKSKLYEEAFFKEIEFSPEEFYTEITKLDKNYDVLASLPAKGKTAELTTVIYDGFTTTTPFKNNVIDGVKKIYYPGGITFQEIPYKNGKIEGLYKVYDQSGKLLSEVPYSNNLKNGVKKVYFNDRKDRYDEKEYIIEGTYKNGGLIGPITILNDKLKIIYPGDFRKGKVELSYEGIPLVDYNIIDRDVRNGVYTAYSITNGDGKDPKQPKKRIKSYSATYFNNEFNGYVEKYSKDGELLSKNLYRYGKPIGTHKSFYAPGKIRSESYYDPSGNKTGTWKNYGTEGDVIGIITYKDDKKNGLSEVYQKNILKHQELYQNDKKISGKVFDEEGKLQAEDVYADYQFVKSIAYFKNGKTQYIQHSDGEKTFYDQNGNVIHSNKYRNRKPVGIHKAISYEKDNSYRIYSETEYGDAGERIRNVWYDGKGTANESYYKKDKIHGRSTKTAPDGTKTVSYYFEGKPVKEDEFKKLTEEAKK; encoded by the coding sequence ATGAAATTCAGATACTACAGCATCGCCCTTCTTTTGACCGGTATTTCAGTAACGGCACAATACCGCGGAAACAGTGATTATGACTCTGAAGTCTTAAATTACACCGTATTAAGCAAAGATAAATCGAAATTATATGAAGAGGCTTTCTTCAAAGAGATAGAATTCTCACCTGAAGAATTTTATACCGAAATTACAAAACTGGATAAAAATTACGATGTTCTGGCATCACTTCCGGCCAAAGGTAAAACTGCAGAACTCACAACCGTTATTTATGACGGCTTTACCACTACGACTCCATTTAAAAACAATGTTATTGACGGGGTCAAAAAAATCTATTATCCGGGAGGTATTACATTTCAGGAAATTCCTTATAAAAACGGAAAGATAGAAGGCCTTTACAAAGTCTACGATCAATCCGGAAAACTGCTGTCTGAAGTTCCGTACAGCAATAATCTTAAAAACGGGGTCAAAAAAGTTTATTTCAATGATCGGAAGGACCGGTATGATGAGAAAGAATACATCATCGAAGGCACGTATAAAAACGGAGGTCTCATTGGCCCGATAACGATCCTGAACGATAAGCTTAAAATCATTTATCCGGGTGATTTCAGGAAAGGAAAAGTAGAGCTTTCCTATGAAGGCATCCCACTGGTGGATTACAACATCATCGATCGGGATGTGAGAAACGGAGTCTATACGGCATACAGCATCACCAACGGTGACGGAAAAGATCCTAAGCAGCCCAAAAAGCGTATAAAAAGCTATTCGGCAACCTATTTCAATAATGAATTTAACGGTTATGTCGAAAAATACAGTAAAGACGGTGAGTTGCTTTCGAAGAACCTGTACCGTTACGGAAAACCCATCGGTACGCATAAAAGCTTTTACGCACCGGGAAAGATAAGATCGGAATCGTATTATGATCCGTCGGGAAATAAAACAGGGACCTGGAAAAATTACGGTACTGAAGGGGATGTTATCGGGATCATCACTTATAAGGATGATAAAAAGAACGGATTGAGTGAAGTCTACCAGAAAAATATTCTGAAACACCAGGAGCTTTACCAAAATGACAAAAAGATCTCCGGAAAAGTTTTCGACGAAGAAGGGAAGCTGCAGGCCGAAGATGTCTATGCAGACTATCAGTTTGTAAAATCCATCGCCTATTTTAAAAATGGTAAAACGCAGTATATCCAGCATTCGGACGGGGAGAAAACCTTTTATGACCAGAATGGTAACGTTATCCATTCGAATAAATACAGAAACCGCAAACCGGTAGGCATTCATAAAGCGATCAGTTATGAAAAAGATAACAGCTACAGAATTTATTCTGAAACGGAGTACGGCGATGCAGGCGAACGGATAAGAAATGTATGGTACGACGGAAAAGGCACTGCCAACGAATCCTACTACAAAAAGGATAAGATTCACGGAAGATCCACTAAAACGGCTCCGGACGGAACCAAAACGGTAAGTTATTATTTTGAAGGGAAACCCGTAAAGGAAGATGAATTCAAAAAACTGACAGAAGAAGCTAAAAAATAA
- a CDS encoding WG repeat-containing protein, with translation MKFIFSKKTGLLPLFFLSLNLSAQEIYIPYRDGKLWGVSNEAGTEIIAPKYDSISFNVQDDYDFKLFHTYKNGKRGVILDGKEALLPEYKDVFATYRGYIIGEMDDEKKHRMIIDKSGIKITEQPVLSILRSESFGKEYAENTYSTLFHLLNDNMREDLFVWNPKEQKSTFIYKDYYSIALRDDKKSRQLNLSFRKNEPDPLTEVTLVSDGKSLVPYVTKNNREMIVKHIPERSSYYGGSQEGVKAPHYASPDTYSDSVSYTPPPPPPSTGRGSSSSEVKPAGTSAVSEAAPKMPSYIQVSYSLENNIPKAVYSYGYQKDAKKVTKRLKLPRKIKNLAVESFKGSQPQRKSGDSVYTYSNYITYTTKNKKAILITGDKATEYDSIKMLNPSRDSGYQGILYLLGQKDRKNGKMKFSFMDGNQRQFSEFDELIVNDVFGNYDFSYWTIKKDGKYGVINPQGELILQPVYDEIVNKKVENGYGNYLRLKKDGKYGFLTPTREKPTSGINFLEPVFPYRIRNVYMQYPYWQSVFSSTSARNGKKGSLLIALEDEKGDLLGYADKNGQLYFKN, from the coding sequence ATGAAATTTATATTCTCAAAGAAAACGGGTCTTTTACCTCTATTCTTTTTAAGTCTTAACCTTTCAGCTCAGGAAATTTATATTCCGTACCGGGACGGTAAATTATGGGGTGTTTCCAATGAGGCGGGAACAGAAATAATCGCTCCGAAATACGATTCCATCAGCTTCAATGTGCAGGATGATTATGACTTCAAGCTTTTTCATACGTATAAAAACGGAAAAAGAGGCGTTATTCTTGATGGAAAGGAAGCCCTTTTGCCTGAATACAAAGATGTTTTCGCTACCTACCGGGGGTATATCATCGGAGAAATGGATGATGAAAAAAAGCATCGCATGATCATCGATAAATCCGGGATAAAAATTACGGAACAACCTGTATTAAGTATTCTGAGATCCGAAAGTTTTGGCAAAGAGTATGCTGAAAATACGTACAGTACGCTTTTTCATCTGCTGAATGACAATATGAGAGAAGATCTCTTTGTATGGAATCCTAAAGAACAGAAAAGCACTTTCATCTATAAAGATTACTACTCCATTGCTTTAAGAGATGATAAAAAATCCAGACAGCTAAACCTCAGTTTCAGAAAAAATGAACCGGACCCTTTAACGGAAGTTACCTTAGTTTCCGATGGTAAAAGCCTGGTCCCGTATGTTACGAAAAATAACAGGGAAATGATCGTAAAACATATTCCGGAAAGATCTTCTTATTACGGAGGGTCCCAGGAAGGTGTAAAAGCACCTCATTATGCATCTCCGGACACCTATTCCGATAGCGTAAGCTACACGCCACCGCCTCCTCCGCCATCTACGGGAAGGGGAAGTTCTTCATCTGAAGTAAAGCCTGCCGGGACTTCTGCTGTGAGTGAAGCTGCGCCGAAAATGCCGTCTTATATCCAGGTGAGCTATTCGCTGGAAAACAACATTCCTAAAGCCGTGTACAGCTACGGTTATCAGAAGGATGCCAAAAAAGTGACAAAAAGACTGAAGCTGCCGCGCAAAATAAAAAACCTAGCGGTGGAAAGCTTTAAGGGCAGCCAGCCTCAGAGAAAAAGTGGGGATTCTGTGTATACATACAGCAATTATATCACATATACCACCAAAAATAAAAAAGCCATCCTGATCACCGGAGATAAAGCCACGGAATATGACAGCATAAAAATGCTGAATCCAAGCAGAGACTCGGGATACCAGGGGATTCTTTACCTGTTGGGCCAGAAGGATAGGAAAAACGGAAAGATGAAGTTTTCGTTCATGGACGGAAATCAGCGGCAGTTTTCTGAATTTGATGAGCTGATCGTGAACGATGTCTTCGGAAACTATGATTTCAGCTATTGGACCATTAAGAAAGACGGAAAGTATGGTGTAATCAATCCTCAGGGAGAACTGATCCTGCAGCCTGTTTATGATGAGATCGTTAATAAAAAGGTTGAAAACGGCTACGGAAATTACCTTCGTCTTAAAAAGGACGGAAAATATGGATTTTTAACGCCTACCAGAGAGAAACCGACTTCAGGGATTAACTTCCTGGAACCGGTGTTCCCGTACCGGATCCGAAACGTGTATATGCAGTATCCGTACTGGCAAAGTGTATTTTCCTCAACATCGGCAAGAAACGGCAAGAAAGGAAGCTTACTGATTGCCCTGGAAGACGAGAAAGGTGATTTATTAGGATACGCAGATAAAAACGGCCAGCTTTACTTTAAAAACTAA
- a CDS encoding nucleotidyltransferase domain-containing protein: MLAIKSLKSRNLILLESISGSRSFGLATENSDTDIRGVYYLPKEDFFGLHYIPQISNETNDITYYEIGRFVELLQKNNPNILEVLASPEDCIQHKNPLMELLKPEDFLSKLCKDTFAGYAISQIRKAKGLNKKILNPIDKERKTILDFCYVLKNQGSVSLKKWLRESGKDQEKCGLVSIDNTKGMFALFYSETGDLNYKGIIQNEEANQVSVSSVPKDENPVAYLFCNLDAYSTYCKDYREYWKWVSERNEDRYNVNQTHGQNYDSKNMMHTIRLLQSCEQIFKTGSLNIRVENREELLEIKAGNWSYEAVMDKAESLIQSIEHYHSRSTLPEFPDLDKTTKILVNIREELYQIS, encoded by the coding sequence ATGTTAGCTATAAAATCTCTGAAATCCCGCAACCTCATCCTCCTCGAGTCCATCTCAGGAAGCCGTTCCTTCGGGCTCGCTACAGAAAATTCCGATACCGATATCCGGGGCGTCTATTATCTGCCGAAAGAAGACTTTTTCGGTCTCCATTATATTCCGCAGATTTCCAATGAGACCAATGATATTACATATTATGAGATCGGGAGATTTGTAGAGTTGCTACAGAAAAACAATCCGAATATCCTTGAAGTCCTGGCAAGTCCGGAAGACTGTATCCAACATAAAAATCCATTGATGGAGTTGCTGAAGCCTGAAGACTTTCTTTCGAAACTGTGTAAAGATACGTTTGCCGGATATGCCATTTCACAGATCAGGAAGGCCAAAGGACTCAACAAAAAAATCCTGAATCCTATTGACAAAGAAAGAAAAACAATTCTCGATTTCTGTTATGTTCTGAAGAATCAAGGTTCTGTGTCTTTGAAGAAATGGCTGCGGGAGAGCGGGAAAGATCAGGAAAAATGTGGTTTGGTGAGCATAGACAATACCAAAGGAATGTTTGCGCTTTTTTACAGCGAAACGGGAGATCTGAATTATAAAGGAATTATTCAGAATGAAGAAGCCAATCAGGTTTCTGTCTCATCAGTTCCGAAAGATGAAAACCCGGTCGCTTATCTGTTCTGTAACCTGGATGCCTACTCTACTTACTGCAAAGATTACCGCGAATACTGGAAATGGGTTTCGGAGCGGAATGAAGACCGCTACAATGTCAATCAGACGCACGGGCAAAACTACGACAGCAAAAATATGATGCATACCATTCGCCTTCTACAGTCCTGCGAGCAGATTTTTAAAACCGGTTCCCTGAATATCCGTGTAGAAAACCGTGAGGAATTGCTGGAGATCAAAGCCGGAAACTGGTCTTATGAAGCTGTGATGGACAAAGCTGAAAGCCTGATTCAGTCGATTGAACATTATCATTCAAGATCGACTCTGCCCGAGTTTCCCGACCTCGATAAAACGACAAAGATTCTGGTGAACATCAGGGAAGAACTGTATCAGATATCCTGA
- a CDS encoding SIR2 family NAD-dependent protein deacylase: protein MKPTLQTLIQENLQKKKKNLFSFLTGAGISSESGLPTYRGIDGIWIKGTQYHKPEEFGTFKYFSKNQEEVWQYNLFWKKLIEEAEPNQGHFTLSEIENLLDKKFQLITQNVDGLHQKAGSKNVFEIHGNKQTIRCASECSSIMLMPAELKSKELTEDLTEKDIELLHCQNCGDWLRPNTLWFDESYNEKLYFLNSTLRAAKKTGILFIIGTSGATTLPQMIAETVLQYGGYLIEINTEEDSYFFERFSGTKKYMLIKERASDALMKIKDMIEKHETIV, encoded by the coding sequence ATGAAACCAACATTACAAACACTTATACAGGAGAATTTACAAAAAAAGAAAAAGAATTTATTTTCGTTTCTTACAGGTGCAGGAATTTCCTCAGAGAGCGGACTGCCTACTTACCGTGGAATCGATGGTATTTGGATCAAAGGAACACAGTATCACAAACCAGAAGAATTTGGGACATTTAAATATTTTAGTAAAAACCAGGAAGAAGTCTGGCAGTACAATTTATTCTGGAAAAAGCTGATCGAGGAAGCTGAACCCAATCAGGGGCATTTTACCCTTTCTGAAATAGAAAATCTGCTGGATAAAAAATTTCAATTGATTACCCAAAATGTAGACGGACTTCATCAAAAAGCAGGCAGTAAAAACGTGTTTGAAATTCACGGAAATAAGCAAACGATACGGTGCGCCTCAGAATGCAGCAGTATCATGTTGATGCCTGCAGAGTTAAAATCCAAAGAACTGACCGAAGATCTTACAGAAAAAGACATAGAACTTTTGCATTGTCAGAACTGCGGAGACTGGCTTCGTCCCAATACATTATGGTTTGATGAATCGTATAATGAAAAACTGTATTTTCTAAACTCTACGTTAAGGGCTGCAAAAAAGACAGGGATTCTCTTTATAATCGGAACTTCTGGAGCAACTACATTACCTCAAATGATTGCAGAAACAGTTTTACAGTACGGAGGGTATCTGATTGAAATTAATACCGAAGAAGACAGTTATTTCTTTGAACGCTTTTCTGGGACAAAAAAATATATGTTGATCAAAGAAAGAGCAAGTGATGCTTTGATGAAGATAAAAGACATGATAGAAAAACATGAAACTATTGTCTGA
- a CDS encoding nucleotidyltransferase domain-containing protein gives MTPEILKKLKEVEEKRGIEILLAVESGSRAWGFASPDSDYDIRFIYRHEKNWYLSPWDKDETIEFMTEDDLDGSGWDLRKTFHLLHKSNAALLSWFYSPIIYIKNDRFFELFKPLADECFSPIAVSYHYLSMSKKYLEACRSDEVKLKSYFYCLRTALTGKWILEKGTVPPVLFSELLVLVNASTKMKIENLIALKATKDESYYHPNDWELFGFLEEMVKINEEGARLLKGGNADKNEMERVFREILNLKK, from the coding sequence ATGACACCCGAAATACTGAAAAAGCTGAAAGAAGTTGAGGAAAAAAGGGGGATAGAAATACTTCTTGCCGTAGAGTCCGGAAGCCGCGCCTGGGGTTTTGCTTCTCCTGACAGCGACTATGACATCCGGTTTATCTACCGGCACGAAAAAAACTGGTATCTTTCGCCCTGGGATAAGGATGAAACGATAGAATTTATGACAGAAGATGATCTCGACGGTTCCGGATGGGATCTGCGGAAAACTTTTCATCTTCTGCACAAATCGAATGCTGCCTTGCTGAGTTGGTTTTACTCACCGATCATATACATAAAAAACGATCGGTTTTTTGAGCTTTTTAAACCTCTTGCTGACGAATGCTTTTCCCCGATAGCGGTTTCTTACCATTATCTGAGCATGAGCAAAAAATACCTGGAAGCCTGCAGAAGTGATGAAGTAAAACTAAAATCCTACTTTTACTGTCTCCGAACTGCTTTAACCGGAAAATGGATTCTGGAAAAAGGAACGGTTCCACCGGTTTTGTTCAGCGAATTGCTGGTTTTGGTAAATGCTTCCACCAAAATGAAAATAGAAAATTTAATCGCATTAAAGGCTACTAAAGATGAATCGTATTACCATCCGAATGACTGGGAGCTGTTTGGGTTTTTGGAAGAGATGGTAAAGATTAATGAGGAAGGAGCCAGACTTCTGAAAGGGGGGAACGCGGATAAAAATGAGATGGAGAGGGTTTTTCGGGAGATACTAAATTTAAAAAAATGA
- the cobT gene encoding nicotinate-nucleotide--dimethylbenzimidazole phosphoribosyltransferase has product MFADELQHKIDFKTKPLGALGSLEQLAHKIGMVQQTTSPELVKPHLIVFAADHGIAAAGVSAYPQEVTYQMVMNFLGGGAAINVFCRQNGIDLKIVDAGVNFDFPEGLELIDKKVRKSSRNILEEPAMTLEEYQQALENGQSVVEEIAETGSNIIGFGEMGIGNTSASSLMMSRLFTIPIKDCVGRGTGLNDTQLRNKISILTEAAEKYPDLKMADEIAQTFGGLEIVQMIGAIEEAYRQNMLILVDGFIATVAVSAAWKKSPEILNNCIFCHVSGEYAHLRLLELLGQKALLHLDLRVGEGTGCALAYPIVQSAVNFLNEMSSFGDANVSNKE; this is encoded by the coding sequence ATGTTTGCAGACGAATTACAACACAAAATTGATTTTAAAACAAAACCCCTGGGGGCTTTAGGATCGCTGGAGCAGTTGGCTCATAAAATAGGAATGGTTCAGCAGACCACCTCGCCGGAATTAGTAAAACCTCACCTGATTGTTTTCGCAGCCGATCATGGCATTGCCGCAGCGGGAGTCAGTGCTTATCCGCAGGAAGTAACCTATCAGATGGTGATGAATTTCCTGGGAGGCGGAGCAGCGATCAATGTATTTTGCAGGCAGAACGGAATTGATCTTAAAATTGTAGATGCAGGAGTTAATTTTGATTTTCCCGAAGGCCTGGAGCTGATCGATAAAAAAGTCAGGAAATCAAGCCGTAATATTTTGGAGGAGCCGGCAATGACTCTTGAGGAATATCAGCAGGCGCTGGAAAACGGTCAATCTGTTGTTGAAGAAATTGCAGAAACAGGCTCTAATATCATCGGTTTTGGTGAAATGGGCATTGGAAATACCTCAGCATCTTCACTGATGATGAGCAGGTTATTTACTATCCCTATCAAAGACTGCGTGGGCCGTGGAACCGGTCTTAATGATACCCAGCTCCGGAATAAAATCAGCATCCTGACAGAGGCTGCTGAAAAATATCCTGATCTTAAAATGGCTGATGAAATTGCACAAACCTTCGGCGGGCTGGAGATTGTCCAGATGATCGGTGCCATCGAAGAAGCTTACCGGCAGAATATGCTGATCTTAGTGGACGGATTTATTGCAACCGTAGCAGTGTCGGCAGCGTGGAAAAAGAGTCCTGAAATTTTAAATAACTGTATCTTCTGTCATGTCAGTGGTGAATATGCACACCTCAGATTACTGGAATTACTGGGACAGAAGGCGCTGCTACATCTTGATTTAAGGGTAGGAGAGGGAACAGGCTGCGCATTGGCATATCCGATCGTTCAAAGTGCGGTTAATTTCCTGAATGAGATGTCCAGTTTTGGAGATGCCAACGTTTCAAATAAAGAATAA
- a CDS encoding adenosylcobinamide-GDP ribazoletransferase has protein sequence MKSLKNELIYFATALMFFTRIPVPFKVPYSSDIMNKSQKYFSWVGLLVGLINAAVFYISLKLFNLEIAIVVMMISNVLLTGAFHEDGFTDVCDSFGGGYGKEKIMTIMKDSRVGAYGTIGIILLFALKFFSIKELATADVIRILAIIILAHTSSRFMAGTMIYTHKYVTDIDVSKSKPLAHQPLDRISLFISFMAVIVAFSLIPDWRLIFALMIAYLGKIYLGWYFKKHIGGYTGDCLGTVQQVCEVLFYLGTIIVWKFI, from the coding sequence ATGAAGAGTCTGAAGAATGAACTGATCTATTTTGCAACGGCTCTGATGTTTTTTACAAGGATTCCGGTTCCGTTCAAAGTTCCGTATTCCAGTGACATCATGAATAAATCCCAGAAATATTTTTCGTGGGTAGGACTGTTGGTAGGTTTGATCAATGCGGCGGTTTTTTATATCTCTCTGAAGCTTTTCAATCTGGAAATCGCTATTGTTGTAATGATGATTTCCAATGTACTGCTGACGGGTGCTTTTCACGAAGACGGTTTTACAGATGTCTGCGATAGCTTCGGTGGCGGCTACGGTAAAGAAAAGATCATGACGATCATGAAAGACAGCCGTGTCGGCGCCTATGGAACAATCGGAATTATTTTATTGTTTGCACTGAAATTTTTCAGCATAAAAGAACTGGCCACTGCAGATGTCATCAGAATATTGGCCATTATCATTCTGGCGCATACCTCAAGCCGGTTTATGGCAGGAACGATGATTTATACGCATAAGTACGTGACGGATATAGACGTCAGCAAGTCGAAACCACTGGCTCATCAACCGTTGGACAGGATTTCTCTGTTCATAAGTTTTATGGCTGTTATAGTTGCTTTTTCGTTGATTCCTGACTGGCGGCTGATCTTTGCCTTGATGATAGCCTATCTCGGGAAAATATACCTGGGATGGTATTTTAAGAAGCATATCGGAGGATATACCGGAGACTGCCTCGGCACCGTTCAGCAGGTTTGTGAAGTGTTATTTTATTTAGGAACGATCATCGTATGGAAATTCATCTGA
- the cobC gene encoding alpha-ribazole phosphatase family protein, whose protein sequence is MEIHLIRHTAVENPDNVCYGFAEIPLRNNPDDLNSISLDKDFDLVISSPSQRCQLLAKHFQLNYETDERIREMNFGNWELKKWTDIPEKEIQLWYEDFIHVKAPDGESLMDMKTRVSAFWNELVSKENLNKILIVTHAGVIRLVLQSVLQFPLENMFRIETGYGRRTVIVVKDGLTSVKSLNR, encoded by the coding sequence ATGGAAATTCATCTGATTCGGCATACTGCCGTAGAAAATCCGGATAATGTATGTTACGGATTCGCAGAAATACCGCTGAGGAATAATCCCGATGATCTTAATTCAATTTCTCTGGATAAGGATTTTGATCTCGTTATTTCAAGCCCGTCCCAGCGCTGTCAGTTGCTGGCAAAGCATTTTCAGCTGAATTATGAAACTGACGAAAGAATCAGGGAAATGAATTTCGGAAACTGGGAACTGAAAAAATGGACGGATATTCCGGAAAAAGAAATCCAGCTGTGGTATGAGGATTTTATTCATGTAAAAGCACCGGACGGCGAAAGTCTTATGGATATGAAAACCCGCGTTTCAGCATTCTGGAACGAACTGGTTTCCAAAGAGAATCTTAATAAAATATTAATCGTAACCCATGCCGGTGTGATCCGTCTTGTGCTTCAGTCGGTCTTACAATTTCCTCTGGAAAATATGTTCCGAATCGAAACCGGTTATGGCAGAAGAACGGTGATTGTCGTAAAGGACGGCCTGACGTCAGTAAAAAGTCTAAACAGATAA